The stretch of DNA GCTCGTTTACAGCATGGGAAATGCATTATGAGATGCCTTTTGTCAGCCTTCCCTGTCCAGGGCAAGGTAAACTGTAACCCACAATGAAAATAGTCTCATCACCACTCCATCCAGAACTAACCTGGAAAAGAGTTAATCCTGCACTCACCAAATTCAGTGGCAACTTTTTGACTATGATTGATTTCAGTCATGCATGACAGAGCCTCCGTTTCTCCATGCACACTGGTGTTGTTTCTGCAGCATGTTCTTGTTTCCTGTTCCCTGCTGTGGGACTTGTGATTTCGACAGACGGCGTTTGCCTCTGTGCCCGCGCTCTGACTGAGCAGCACCCCCGGCACACATCGGGCTGTGAACCCTGATCCTGTACAAACGCTGGGGGCCAGATGCCCCAGCAACGTTCCTGCTAAGTCACAGGAAGGACTTTGCCTCCTGCATCTTCATCTCTGGGGACGTTTAGAGCACGCTTAGTGTCAGCGTATGTTAGCAAGAAGTGTGAAGGTTTGTTTGCCTGGGAGCACTGAAATGGATTCTTTAAAACTGCTTCTTTAAAACTGCACCTTACAGTTGCCCTTTGCGGAACTGTTAAGATATCTGGTTTTCTCCTGCGTTAATCTAGCAAAGAAGCTCATGGTTACCATCTGTTTGAATTTGGTTTTTAGCATTCTAGCAAGCTAATCTGGATCTTAAAAGCAGCTTAAATCACCCAATCTTCACTTGTCCCTGGCCAGTAGAAGCAAAGAAGATAGTCCCATAGGCTAAACTCACAGTAAGACAACATTGGGATGCCTGTGTGGCTCAGACCAGTGCCTCCCAACCTTTTTTCTGGTTATCTAATTCTGCAATCAGTTTTGGCAGCATGGCCTGAAAACATCTGTTGTTTAAAAGCTGGGACAGAAGAGCCTTCCCAGTTCTGTTCTGCCTCTCCACTTTTTGGGGGATTGGTACCAGTTTGTGAAACTGTTTTTGGTGGCTGTGACTTATTTTACTTGTTATGGGAAGCAGGAAACCTCCAACTTGCTGGTTACACTCAAAGAGAACTCTTGCCCCTCCCCAGCCAAGGTGAGCATCGGCTCCCTAAAGGCAGTGCACGAAGAGAGCAGGGTGTGCAGAACACTCCAGATGCACTTTCTTAGGCTGTCGGATCACACGAAGGAGAGTTTGCCTGGGCATGGAATTGGGTGGATGccctctgaaaaaaatatgggTGGTGCTGGAAGAGGCAGTGGTAGTTCAAGGGCAGGGTCTTTCCCTTCAGAGCCTGTTGCAAACTTGCACCCTTGTCAGCAGCATTTCCTCACGATGGGACATAAAAGCCCAAACCACTTACAAGTCAACATTGTTTTGTGCTGAGAGTCATGGTTCATGGTAAAAATAGGACattcaaatattttccagtaaGAGGTATTCATACCTTTAGGTCTGCTCTTCATGTTGCAGGACAAGGCCCACCTTCCTGCCCTCTGCAAATTCAGTGTTTCATCTGGGAAATTGGAAACACCTTTAGCTGAGCTGAGCTTTTCAAAGGAAGGAGGAGAGTTGTTTGGGGCCTTTTGGACAAGACCTCTCCTTAAGTGGGTACAGTGTAAAAAAGAGGGCAGGTTCTCAACTGGAGTCTTGCCAGTGTCAGGTATGGCCACAGGAGTATAAAGAGAAAGAGAACAGGCTCCTGAAGGAGGGACACGTATCCCCAGTCTGTCTTCCCTCACCAGTTAAAGCAATCTGCATCTCTTTGTGGGGGAACCCCCCCCAAAGCTTGCCATGTGCACGTGTTGTTTGACTCCTGCACCCAAGTGAACCTCTCCTCATGTACAAGATGTCTTTAGAAAGAGCTCTGGACATGTGAGGACTGTTAAAAGCTGGAGATCTGCACCCTTGTGAATTAAGGCTTGTCTGATCTAAACAACTCACAGAGCTTTATTTACGACCAGAAAGGCTGCCCTTGCCCTCCCCTGTCAAGAGTGTTGAAAGCAATCCAGGAATGAACTTTGCCTTTTGGCCAGTGTTTGGTAGTGAGGGTGAAcataccttctttttttaaaaaaaaaaattcctttttttccccacctatgCAAATACTGTCCTTTTTGACAATGGAACAGAAGTATTCAATCAAAAAGAGGGGTTGGCCATTTTACTTTACACTTTAACACAGTAGTAAAGTGCAGGGATATTTCAGTATTGAACGAGTAAACAGCTTTGTGGCTTTGGGACACGGAATTGAAGGGCTTGTCTAATTCAGATGAAGCAATGACATTTTTTGCCTTAGTCTAAGGCAGAAAGCCCAAGGCACTAGAGAAAACCAGACCTCAGCTAGTGGGAACTGATGCTGTTTGAGTGGACTCAACAGAGCTTTGCCAGTTAACAGCAACTTAAGGGATAACCTGGCGAGCATTTGGGGACCTGCATGTTGTACAGGGTAGGGCACAAGCTGCAGTACCTCTTACCCAGCACTGCCAGTAGGAACCAGGTCACAGCTCCGGTGTTCCCCCCTGTACCACCCAACCAGAAGATGCTGGAGAAGGTGGAAGGGAGTGGCAATACAAGAGCTGTATCCTCAGCAACCGCCAGTGGATTCTGTGAGTCCTGAGATGATCTTACTGATTTACACAGATGAAATACGTCTGTGATTCTAGCACATACAACCTACGCGTGGTGGAAAGTGGAAAAACTCCATGAACTTTTCAGCCATCTAGAGACCTTTCAGTCCTGCACAGAGGCTGCCAGGCATCTCCTTTAAAGAGATCCTGTGTCCCTGTGTGTCATAAATCACGACCGACAGAAAAGTGTTCGCAGGGACCAAAACCTGCAATGACATTTTTCCAGGAGGGCAGGATTAGGCTTAATTAGCTGCTGGGCTTGGTCCAGACACCAGACACAAGGATCCCTATATGTAGGAACTGATTTTTAAGAGCACTCCAATATAGAGAAGTAGGATTACTCATTTTTGTGGTGGGCAGAGGAGCCTAGGCTGGACTGTGACAATCTGTCAGAATAAGTAACCTTAGGGTATAATTAGTCTTAAAAATCCAGTTTTCGGTGTCAGGAGTTGGAGCAGCTCCATTCATTAAAAAGTCCTGGCTTGAAACTGGTTTCCTGCATTGTGGAGGCGACAAGGTGCCCCAGTGTCTCACCCCACGCTCAGTCGTGCGTGGTTAACTAGAATGTCCCTTGGAGCATGACAGCCATTTTTGGCACAGAGACTTCAGCAACAGCAAATCTACCACTTGCCCCACTGGATCATTGCAAGGGATGTATTATTTtcagcatatatatataaatatatatatatacacatctcaCTTAAGTAGAACTGCATCCTTTAAGTCAGCAGACTTAGGCCCTATCTCTGTGCTACATTAGATTTAGAGCAGTTCTTGAGTCTTTGTAAAACTTCTTAATTCctaacagtgaagactgaaggCAACATCAGGGctaaagaaaacccccaaacaattGCAATTCCTATGAGAAGCAAGAGAGGAAGAGTAAAGGAAGGGCTAAATTTCAGTGAACAGATACTGCAGCATGGAGTGCTGGAGGTCTGGGCAGAAGCACTTACCTGGGGTGCTGCACTGGGCGGAGGTGGTGGTCTTGGTGGGTGGAGGGCAGCCTGCTGCGTCACATCAGCCCTGGGAGCTGGAAGTCAGCCTGCAAACTGATATAGACACAGGTGGCAGATCATGAAGTCAAGGCATCTTAAAGGCAAAGCCTGTACAAGGCTTGTCTGTGCAAGGATGGGGGTTAATGGTCCCATTCTTTGCCAAGCACCTTAAGGCTGTTTTTTGGCAACTTGACAATGGTCCTCCCCTTTGAGCATGGAGACGAGTGCCTTCCTTGGTGTGATGAACACCCTGCTCACCTGGGGCCCTGCTGCAAACCTGGAAAAGACAGGGACTGCGAGGGGGAGCTGAATGATGCTGAGAGTGCAAGCAAGGCGAGCTTAGATTGCATGAAACAGATGCTGCCACAGTCACCCATTCTCATTGCCAAAGAGCCTGTCACTTGCAGTGTCTCCCATGGGACTCTCAGGAGACAGAGTTCAGCAAGGTTGGAGGCACTGGTGTCTCCTGCCAGTACTGaacgtgctgctgctggctgctcagcTGCCACCCACACCACATTACGAACCATGCCAGCCTCATCTGTTGTGTCCCAACACTTGCTGTGCTCTTCTTCCCTGCAGATGCCTTACCTGCTCCTGAACCCGTCCATGCCAGAGATGAGGCCTCGAATGTACCCTGTGTTTTTTGGAGAAAGCATTGAGGTCAGCCCTGAGCCCGTGCAGGAAATCAGGTACAGATGGGATGGGGTGGGTACGTGGggatttctgtctttttcctggtgcttttccttctgcaaaaaattaaaatgtgtttacaAATGAGAGTCGTGGTTACTTTGATGGGAAGGGAGGGACAGGTGGAAGAGTAATGCCGGAATTAAAGACACcgacagcagcagaggtggagaggaggaggcaagaACTGGAGGGAGGCTGTAAGAGAAGAAGACTTTCTTTCTAAGGCCAGCTCAAATCCAAGGCTATGAGAGAAAACCGTTACCATCTGTAGGCTTGATGTCCTCCACTAAGTAACCTGATGGTCTTCACCCTGTTTCCTGCCGACTTGTATCCTCAGATGAATCAAACCCCTTATAATGGGCACCTGTTCTTGTTAGCTCTTGCAGCAGAGAAACCAACATTAGACCAGCCCACAGAGACAGAATGAGTTCCTGCTGATGAGGAAATGGTCCCTCAAGCCAGTGATGGAGGTGTTCTGACCTCCTGTGAGGCTGGTGCTGCAGCCAATGGATAAACGTTGGTCTCTCCTCTTCTTTCGCACTTTTGCTGGTGTGGAATGTATTCTGGAAACAGCGTGGAGCAGTTACACACAGTTTGGGGCAGGGATGGTGGGAGGACTGTAAACCCAGTTCCCATTCCCCTCAACCTATGCAAACGTCTCTCTGGAAATGTACCCCAGTAAATCTCTGCTTGCTGAGGAACTGCCAGCGGGCATGTTTTTATGGTGATTACATCGGAGTCTTGTTTTATGTGTGCTGAATGACTTGCTTACACCCTAGCTGTGCAAAATACATTACAGCAGCTCAGATTACATGCAGTGCACAATCAGTCAAAACCCCTCCGGGTGGAGGTAATGACAAGCACACACCcagcttttaatcttttttatgtGGAGCTGCACATTCCTTGGCTGCTGATTGCCAGAGGAGCGTTTGGGGAGCAGGGAAAACAAGTGCTGCTCCCCATGGCCAGGGATTCTAGGAAAAGTCCTTTATGTGGCCTGGTTTCCATACATCCCTTCTGGAGGCCAGCAGAGTGTTAACATAGGTGTTAACATCGCCTCTTCCTTTGAGACCAGTGGCTTGGATATTGGACAATCATAGTCCACAGCATCCCTTTGCTTTACATGCTGTTTGACCATAGCTTGGGTTTTCTGTAGGTCCCAACAAGCAACCTCACCCCTCATCTCCCAGAACTCTGATTTTAACTAGCTTGGGCGTCTTTGTGTTTTGATGGCTAggcaataataaagaaaaaaggacaaacacACAGCCTTGACAGCTCAACAAGTGTCCATTACACCATGCTACTGCCATCTATGGAAATCTTATTTATGTTATTTTCCTGCCAAGTCAGAGCTTGCATGGACAGCAGGAcctgtgaaagcagcagcaggcatGCTGTGTTGAGAAGTAGGTTCTCCCTCACCCCAAAGGGACATCCCGTGACCGTGACCCAGCAGCAGCATCTATTCAGCCTGGGCACTGGGGCAGTCACACCCCCAAGCCTAGCACTAGCAGTAGGGAGTGTGGTGAGACCTACCGTGAGTCAATGATCAAGGGACCTTTGTTTCACAGGGGCCCTCAGCATTTCAAGTTGATGCTGCATGGCTGTGCTTGTTAAAAATGCTCAGGAAAAGGCTGTATCAAGCATTTCCCTGTGATTTCAAGCTTTTCCTGCACAGTCCATGGGTGAATGTCCATTCCTCAGCCTCTGACCTACCCCACCTGAGGGGTTTCACCGCCTCTTGATGTCCTTTGCTAACAGGGTGTTTGCTTCCAGTGTAGCTCTCAGGGCTCCGGTGGGGCCCTGGTGGGGCCCATGGAGGAGCACAGAGGAAGAAGCAGGTTGCTTGGAGCCTGTGTAACAAGGTCTTTTCTGCCCAGGCATGACCAGGCAGGCTTGGCCCTCTATGCACATGCACTGCAGAAATGCTGAGATGGATTCAGAGCAAGGTGGGATTCCACCAAGATTCACCAGCAGGAAGGAGTCCTCTTGGCGCTCCGCTTTGGGTTGTAGGGTTGGCAGCTGCCCCAGTGTCTGTGCAGTAAAAGGTCATAAAAGTTGCCAGCTCCAAAGGGTTAGAGAAGGGTCctgtctgtcttctctcttttGCTGCCTGGGCTGTGTTCCTGATACCTTGCTGTCCTTTGTAGGTGCAATTCTGAGGTGAAGTACGACTCTGAGAAGCATTATCGGGATGACATCTTCTATGGCCCCATCCCCACCGTCACCACCTACAGCGAGACAGTCATTGCTGCTCCCAATTGCACCTGGCGGAACTACAAGTCCCAGCTGATCTTTGAGCCCCGCCAGAAGCCACTGAGGTTTCAGAGCACGACCATCATTTTTCCTAAGCGTGCCAAGAACATTTACCGGACCACCCTCAACTACAGCTTGGGTTGTGCCAAGCGTTGGTTTGCTTCCAGTGTGCAGCTGGAACTCTGTGAGGAAACCAGCCCGTGCGTCATCTACAGTGAGACCCTCTGATCCGCCCTGCGGCTGGCAACCTTTCGACCTCAAGGAGGCTGTGGCCTTTGCTGGGTCTCTGGCTGGGCCTTCATTGATGGCAACTGAATATTATTGGCTGGAAAACACATCGTCTTGGGTGAGGCTGAACTGGCTGGGAGAAGGCTTGCAGGGCATGGGATGGTTTTGATCAGTGAGAGGCTGGCTTGTATTTTGCG from Rissa tridactyla isolate bRisTri1 chromosome 13, bRisTri1.patW.cur.20221130, whole genome shotgun sequence encodes:
- the RFLNA gene encoding refilin-A translates to MVGHLQLQGMDESLKEKSREGLLDSPDSGLPPSPSPPFYSLSPSEGRAGGSGGADPPAPGHRREAKDGKVMPYLLLNPSMPEMRPRMYPVFFGESIEVSPEPVQEIRCNSEVKYDSEKHYRDDIFYGPIPTVTTYSETVIAAPNCTWRNYKSQLIFEPRQKPLRFQSTTIIFPKRAKNIYRTTLNYSLGCAKRWFASSVQLELCEETSPCVIYSETL